One window of the Tetragenococcus koreensis genome contains the following:
- a CDS encoding SLC13 family permease: protein MDSAVITLLFLAFAIVMFVMEKIPIVLTSMIVCIGLVLTRVLGPEEAFYGFVDTNVILFVAMFIVGGALFETGMANRIGGLVCKFAKTERQLIVAIMVITGMMSGFLSNTGSAAVLIPVVVGIASKTGYSRSRLLLPLALAAAMGGNLSLIGAPGNLIAQSALQDAGLSFGFFEFGYIGLPILICGIFFYSFIGYRFLPNETRTDENSTFSAEDDNFSYVPKWKQTLSLIILIMTILGMIFENQIGIPLYITGCVGAIFLVLFGVITEKQAYKAIDMQTIFLFGGTLALANALETTGAGNLIADTVIGLLGQNASPFALLIAVFLLAAILTNFMSNTAATALLVPISLSIATEMGADPRAVLMATVIGGSCAYATPIGMPANAMVLSPGGYRFIDYIKAGLPLMIVSTIIALVLLPILFPFYS, encoded by the coding sequence ATGGATTCTGCTGTTATTACACTTCTATTTTTGGCTTTCGCCATTGTTATGTTTGTAATGGAAAAAATACCTATCGTGCTTACTTCTATGATTGTCTGTATAGGTTTGGTTTTGACGAGAGTATTAGGTCCAGAAGAAGCTTTTTATGGTTTTGTGGATACTAATGTGATTTTATTTGTGGCGATGTTCATTGTTGGCGGGGCTCTTTTTGAAACGGGAATGGCAAATAGGATCGGTGGTCTTGTCTGTAAATTTGCTAAGACAGAAAGGCAACTGATTGTCGCTATTATGGTTATTACAGGAATGATGTCTGGTTTTTTGTCTAATACAGGTTCGGCAGCAGTCTTAATTCCTGTTGTGGTGGGAATTGCTTCTAAAACTGGATATTCGCGATCAAGGTTATTATTACCATTAGCTTTAGCAGCAGCGATGGGAGGAAATCTTTCTCTCATTGGCGCACCTGGGAACTTGATCGCTCAATCAGCTTTACAAGATGCAGGATTAAGTTTTGGCTTTTTTGAATTTGGATATATTGGACTTCCAATTTTAATTTGCGGAATTTTTTTCTATAGCTTTATCGGTTATCGTTTTTTGCCTAACGAAACCAGAACTGATGAGAATAGTACGTTTTCAGCAGAAGATGATAATTTTTCTTATGTTCCAAAATGGAAACAAACTTTGTCGTTAATCATCTTGATTATGACTATTTTAGGTATGATCTTTGAAAATCAGATTGGAATACCTTTGTATATTACCGGATGTGTGGGTGCAATATTCCTTGTTTTATTTGGAGTGATTACAGAAAAACAAGCATATAAAGCCATTGATATGCAAACAATTTTTCTGTTTGGAGGGACGTTAGCTTTAGCAAATGCTTTAGAAACTACAGGAGCTGGAAATTTAATCGCAGATACTGTTATTGGCTTATTGGGACAGAATGCTTCACCATTTGCTTTATTAATAGCTGTTTTCCTATTGGCAGCCATTTTAACCAATTTTATGTCGAATACGGCAGCCACTGCATTATTAGTTCCAATAAGTTTGTCTATTGCAACAGAGATGGGAGCTGACCCAAGAGCAGTTTTAATGGCAACCGTTATAGGAGGTTCTTGTGCTTATGCAACTCCGATTGGAATGCCTGCTAATGCAATGGTTTTATCACCAGGGGGCTATCGTTTCATAGACTATATAAAAGCAGGTCTACCATTGATGATAGTTTCCACAATTATTGCTCTGGTATTATTGCCCATTCTTTTTCCATTTTATTCTTAG
- a CDS encoding 2-hydroxycarboxylate transporter family protein, which yields MILTVGNIFAIFAAALLNKLGDAFPKLTGDGKTIIRGAEENDLADEDYTPTLGDVASGLLIALGAYSVGLLFSNVLLPEIFGFPIHELAYMVIFVVILCALGVVPLNVRMGAKRLQSFFTKHLTLLIMVGVGVDLDLNELLAAVTLPNIVVALFIIVGAVLGSGAVGYLVGFYPIDTAVTAGLCMANRGGSGDLAVLGAANRMGLMAYAQLSSRLGGAIILVIASVLFSILL from the coding sequence ATTATCTTAACTGTTGGAAATATTTTTGCGATTTTTGCTGCTGCTTTACTAAACAAACTTGGAGATGCTTTCCCTAAACTAACAGGTGACGGAAAGACAATCATTCGCGGAGCTGAAGAAAATGATCTTGCAGATGAAGATTACACTCCAACACTTGGAGATGTTGCATCCGGTCTTTTAATTGCTCTTGGAGCTTATTCAGTGGGTCTATTATTCAGTAATGTATTATTACCTGAAATTTTTGGTTTCCCAATTCACGAATTAGCTTACATGGTTATCTTTGTAGTTATCCTTTGTGCATTAGGGGTTGTTCCGCTTAATGTTCGTATGGGAGCTAAACGTTTGCAATCATTCTTTACAAAACACTTAACACTACTAATCATGGTTGGTGTTGGTGTCGATCTTGACCTAAACGAATTGCTTGCAGCTGTTACACTTCCAAATATCGTTGTGGCTTTATTTATTATCGTCGGTGCAGTACTTGGATCAGGTGCTGTTGGTTACCTAGTAGGGTTTTACCCAATCGATACAGCTGTTACAGCTGGACTATGTATGGCAAATCGTGGCGGTTCAGGAGACTTAGCCGTATTAGGTGCTGCTAACCGCATGGGATTAATGGCTTACGCTCAATTATCTAGTCGTTTAGGCGGAGCTATTATCTTAGTTATTGCAAGTGTGTTGTTCTCAATACTATTATGA
- a CDS encoding 2-hydroxycarboxylate transporter family protein yields the protein MANDEKKKGLKLYGAPWYVTIVACILILSAMFSGALGTDMPSTFALMLAIGIPLNEIGKRLPIWNKYIGGGILLAFIGTSVIGTYNLIPSTYVSSIDNFTSEINFLSFYIVVLITGSVLSLERKILMKSFAGYFPAILGGLVGAMLLAILGGLFFGITPGEAITHYTLPIMGGGNGGGAIPLSEVYAGITGEGSEVYYSFAIIISSFAHQIWEISLDITGQSIHPVLELTCNKIL from the coding sequence ATGGCTAATGATGAGAAAAAGAAAGGGTTGAAATTATACGGCGCTCCATGGTACGTAACGATTGTTGCCTGTATACTTATCCTTTCAGCGATGTTTTCAGGTGCTTTAGGTACCGATATGCCGAGTACTTTTGCCCTTATGTTAGCAATTGGTATTCCTTTAAATGAAATCGGCAAACGTCTACCTATTTGGAATAAATACATTGGCGGAGGAATTCTGTTAGCATTTATTGGTACATCAGTTATCGGAACTTATAATTTAATCCCATCAACTTATGTATCTTCTATTGATAATTTTACGAGTGAAATTAACTTTCTATCATTTTATATTGTTGTATTAATTACTGGATCGGTATTATCTTTAGAAAGAAAGATATTAATGAAAAGTTTTGCCGGTTATTTCCCGGCTATACTTGGTGGTTTAGTAGGCGCTATGTTGCTTGCTATCTTAGGCGGTCTATTTTTCGGTATTACGCCTGGGGAAGCGATTACTCACTATACGCTACCTATTATGGGCGGCGGAAACGGTGGTGGCGCAATTCCTCTATCTGAAGTTTATGCTGGTATTACTGGTGAAGGAAGCGAAGTTTACTACAGTTTTGCTATTATTATCTCAAGTTTCGCACACCAAATCTGGGAGATAAGCCTTGATATAACGGGGCAGAGTATCCACCCAGTGTTGGAGTTGACTTGTAATAAAATCTTGTAA
- a CDS encoding oxaloacetate decarboxylase subunit alpha yields the protein MSENKKIKLMETVLRDAHQSLMATRMSTEDMLPIVEKLDKVGYEALECWGGATYDAAIRYLNEDPWQRLREIRKRAKNTKLQMLLRGQNLLGYRNYADDVVESFVAKAAEAGIDVFRIFDALNDVRNLETSLKAVQKANKHAQLVLCYTISPVHTVDYYRDLAKELVDMGADSLCVKDMAGIMTPEVAKELVSELKKVVDVPVEIHTHSTSGTSEMTYLESVKAGADIIDTAISPFAGGTSQPASETLAYALKEYGYELDVDMDLMEEIADYFKPIKQKYVDEGVFDYKMMDVEPNALFYQVPGGMLSNLYSQLKQANATDKYEDVLKEVPAVRKDLGYPPLVTPMSQMVGTQAVFNVLAKERYKMVPNEIKNYIRGEYGKSPAPVDKTVQENIIGDEEVITERPADRLQPEMESLAAELGDLAKTEEDVLTYALFPQIGLTYLKNKYAPKSENNDDGITKIKVTQV from the coding sequence ATGAGCGAAAATAAAAAAATCAAGTTAATGGAAACTGTCTTAAGAGACGCTCATCAAAGTTTAATGGCTACTAGAATGTCGACAGAAGACATGCTTCCAATTGTTGAAAAATTGGATAAAGTGGGCTATGAAGCATTAGAATGTTGGGGTGGAGCGACTTATGACGCAGCTATCCGTTACTTAAATGAAGACCCTTGGCAAAGATTGCGAGAAATTCGTAAACGAGCAAAAAATACTAAACTACAAATGTTGTTGCGGGGACAAAACTTATTAGGTTATCGTAACTACGCTGATGATGTAGTAGAAAGTTTTGTTGCTAAAGCTGCTGAAGCTGGAATCGATGTTTTCCGAATTTTTGACGCTTTAAATGATGTAAGAAATTTAGAAACTTCGCTTAAAGCTGTCCAAAAGGCTAATAAACATGCTCAACTTGTTCTTTGCTATACAATTAGCCCTGTTCATACTGTGGATTATTATCGTGATCTAGCAAAAGAATTAGTAGACATGGGCGCTGATTCACTTTGTGTAAAAGATATGGCAGGGATTATGACTCCTGAAGTTGCCAAAGAATTAGTTAGTGAATTGAAGAAAGTCGTTGATGTTCCTGTAGAAATTCATACTCATTCAACGAGTGGCACTTCGGAAATGACATATCTAGAATCTGTAAAAGCAGGTGCTGATATCATTGATACAGCCATTTCTCCTTTTGCAGGCGGAACAAGCCAACCAGCTTCTGAAACGTTAGCTTATGCTTTAAAAGAGTATGGCTATGAATTAGATGTTGATATGGATCTAATGGAAGAAATTGCTGATTACTTCAAACCGATCAAACAAAAATACGTCGATGAAGGTGTTTTTGATTACAAAATGATGGATGTAGAGCCAAATGCTTTATTCTATCAAGTGCCGGGTGGTATGTTATCTAATCTTTATTCTCAACTTAAACAAGCGAATGCTACAGATAAATATGAAGATGTTCTTAAAGAAGTACCTGCAGTCCGCAAAGACTTAGGTTATCCACCGTTAGTAACACCGATGAGCCAAATGGTAGGAACACAAGCTGTCTTTAATGTATTGGCAAAAGAACGTTACAAGATGGTTCCTAATGAAATTAAAAACTATATTCGCGGAGAATATGGAAAGTCTCCAGCTCCAGTGGATAAAACTGTGCAAGAAAATATCATTGGTGACGAAGAAGTTATTACAGAACGTCCAGCTGATCGCTTACAACCAGAAATGGAATCATTGGCAGCTGAATTAGGTGATTTAGCCAAAACAGAAGAAGATGTATTGACTTATGCATTGTTCCCACAAATTGGACTAACTTATCTAAAAAATAAATATGCACCAAAATCAGAAAATAATGATGATGGCATTACTAAAATTAAAGTTACACAGGTATAA
- a CDS encoding OadG family protein — protein sequence MSNFTILDGLVLMVAAMLTVFIVLLGLWGILIIVKNLVERQNSQQAAPTNNNQAEVTVNEGKPEPSEGKTEDGSIPPEKVALIMSLLVDKSKRNK from the coding sequence ATGTCAAACTTTACAATCCTAGACGGTCTCGTACTAATGGTAGCCGCTATGCTTACTGTGTTTATTGTATTGTTAGGTTTATGGGGAATTTTGATCATTGTAAAAAATTTGGTTGAAAGACAAAATAGTCAGCAAGCAGCTCCAACTAATAATAATCAAGCAGAAGTAACTGTAAATGAGGGGAAACCGGAACCTTCAGAAGGAAAAACAGAAGATGGTTCGATTCCACCTGAAAAAGTAGCTCTTATTATGAGTCTGTTAGTTGATAAAAGTAAAAGAAATAAATAA
- a CDS encoding biotin/lipoyl-containing protein has product MNKYEVEIDGKLYRVTIEEISENERTEPKNNNNNENNAQQQQASPSTEQAQPAPAPSSGSGQNVTAPMPGNIFKVLAQPGQSVKEGETVVVLEAMKMENEIVAPADGTISAVHVKEGQSVEADDVLFEL; this is encoded by the coding sequence GTGAATAAATATGAAGTAGAAATCGACGGTAAATTATACCGCGTTACGATCGAAGAAATTAGTGAAAATGAAAGAACAGAACCAAAAAACAATAATAATAATGAAAATAATGCGCAACAACAACAAGCAAGCCCTTCGACTGAACAAGCACAACCAGCGCCTGCTCCATCTTCTGGAAGTGGCCAAAACGTCACAGCTCCAATGCCAGGCAATATCTTTAAAGTATTAGCTCAACCAGGGCAATCAGTTAAAGAAGGAGAAACAGTGGTTGTCTTAGAAGCAATGAAAATGGAAAATGAAATTGTAGCTCCTGCAGATGGCACTATTTCCGCTGTACATGTAAAAGAAGGACAATCAGTGGAAGCTGACGACGTATTATTTGAATTATAA
- a CDS encoding sodium ion-translocating decarboxylase subunit beta, with translation MFDVVNELVQNSGILSMTYKELIMIIVSLIFLYLAVRKGYEPYLLIPIAFGILLVNLPLGGVMDAPSNGESGGLLYYLYQGVDLGIYPPLIFLCLGASTDFGPLLANPKTLLLGAAAQFGIFSAFFLAIVAGMSPEEAASIGIIGGADGPTAIYLTSQLADHILPAIALAAYSYMALVPIIQPPLMRLLTTEKERKVKMEQLRTVSKKEKILFPIVTTLFVTLIIPSATTLVGMLMLGNLIRESGQVPKLSETLQNSFMYIVTILLGVSVGAKATGETFLTLNTLIITVLGLIAFAVGTASGLLLGKLMYKMTNGQINPLIGAAGVSAVPMAARVVQKEGIKYNPSNYLLMHAMSPNVAGVVGSAVTAGVLLSFFG, from the coding sequence ATGTTTGATGTCGTAAACGAATTGGTTCAAAACTCAGGAATACTAAGTATGACTTATAAGGAATTGATTATGATTATCGTTTCGCTTATTTTCTTGTACTTAGCTGTTCGAAAAGGGTATGAACCATACTTATTAATACCGATCGCTTTTGGAATATTGTTGGTAAATCTACCATTAGGCGGCGTAATGGATGCACCATCAAATGGCGAATCGGGAGGACTTTTGTATTACCTCTATCAAGGGGTTGACTTAGGGATATACCCTCCTTTGATCTTTTTATGTTTGGGAGCTTCAACGGATTTCGGTCCACTTTTGGCTAACCCTAAAACATTACTATTAGGAGCCGCAGCACAGTTTGGTATTTTTAGTGCTTTCTTTTTAGCCATTGTTGCAGGCATGTCACCAGAAGAAGCGGCTTCTATTGGTATTATTGGTGGGGCAGATGGTCCAACAGCGATCTATTTAACAAGTCAGTTAGCTGACCATATCTTACCTGCGATCGCTTTGGCGGCTTATTCATATATGGCTTTAGTGCCAATTATCCAACCACCTCTTATGCGATTACTTACTACTGAAAAAGAACGTAAAGTGAAAATGGAACAATTGCGTACGGTATCTAAAAAGGAAAAGATTTTATTTCCTATTGTAACTACGCTTTTTGTTACTTTAATTATTCCATCAGCAACGACTTTGGTAGGAATGCTAATGTTAGGAAACCTTATACGTGAAAGTGGACAAGTACCTAAATTATCTGAAACATTGCAGAACTCATTTATGTATATTGTGACTATTCTTTTAGGTGTTTCTGTCGGTGCAAAAGCAACGGGTGAAACTTTCTTAACGTTGAATACACTTATTATCACAGTGTTAGGTCTTATCGCTTTTGCTGTAGGAACTGCTTCTGGTTTGTTATTAGGTAAATTGATGTACAAGATGACAAACGGACAAATTAATCCTCTAATTGGGGCAGCGGGGGTTTCTGCCGTACCAATGGCAGCTCGTGTTGTTCAAAAAGAAGGTATTAAATACAATCCAAGTAATTATCTTCTGATGCATGCGATGAGCCCTAACGTTGCTGGGGTTGTCGGATCAGCTGTTACTGCGGGTGTATTGTTATCCTTCTTCGGTTAA
- a CDS encoding aldehyde dehydrogenase family protein, with translation MNLNLYIKGKWHTPTNGQNREIVNPANGEVIFHTVDGNKDDVQAAIQAARSSFDQRDWPEMTSAQRSRLLMEVADRIEKQLDTLAELEMLDNGKPLHEAKIDVQDAADCFRYYASIIRKSNGKTFNPAPNLETVVVREPIGVCGLIVPWNFPLLMGVWKIAAALAAGNTIVLKPSEVTPITAVKLFEIFADTGFPAGVVNLVMGEGKIVGNELAISHDVDMVSFTGGTETGRQIMKAASGNLKKVSLELGGKSPNIIFADTDIELAVDYALYGIYYGAGQICSAASRILVEESIYDAFVDRFVARASKITVGPGNNPDTEMGPLVSEEHMQKVLDYIRIGQEEGARLACGGNRLRNTGLSAGYFVEPTAFIDVEQNMRIVQEEVFGPVVTIQKFTDETEAIELANGTRYGLAGAVFTNDGNRAWRVIKKIKAGITWINTYHENYYEAPWGGYKESGIGRSLSETGLDEFSELKQININLQPDMINWFRE, from the coding sequence ATGAATTTAAATCTATATATTAAAGGTAAATGGCATACGCCAACGAATGGGCAAAATAGAGAAATCGTTAATCCAGCAAACGGTGAGGTTATTTTCCATACAGTCGATGGAAATAAAGATGATGTCCAAGCAGCTATTCAAGCGGCACGTTCCAGTTTTGATCAAAGGGATTGGCCAGAAATGACTAGTGCACAGCGTTCACGTTTGTTAATGGAAGTTGCGGACCGAATTGAAAAGCAGTTAGATACTCTAGCAGAACTGGAAATGTTGGATAATGGTAAACCGCTACATGAAGCTAAAATTGATGTTCAAGATGCGGCCGACTGCTTTCGCTATTATGCTTCTATTATCCGAAAATCCAATGGGAAAACTTTTAATCCTGCGCCAAACTTAGAAACAGTAGTTGTGCGTGAGCCAATCGGCGTTTGTGGCTTAATTGTTCCATGGAATTTTCCTTTACTAATGGGCGTGTGGAAAATCGCAGCGGCGTTGGCTGCAGGGAATACGATTGTGTTGAAACCTTCCGAGGTTACCCCAATAACAGCAGTCAAACTATTTGAAATTTTTGCTGATACCGGTTTTCCGGCAGGTGTTGTTAATCTAGTAATGGGTGAAGGGAAAATAGTAGGTAACGAACTGGCTATTAGTCATGATGTAGATATGGTTTCTTTTACTGGAGGAACAGAAACGGGTAGGCAGATCATGAAAGCTGCTAGCGGTAATTTAAAGAAAGTTTCTCTTGAATTAGGTGGGAAGTCACCCAATATTATTTTTGCCGATACGGATATCGAACTGGCCGTAGATTATGCGCTATATGGTATTTATTATGGCGCTGGACAAATTTGTTCAGCTGCTTCCAGAATTTTAGTAGAGGAATCTATCTACGATGCATTTGTGGATCGCTTTGTGGCGCGGGCTAGTAAAATCACAGTGGGACCGGGGAATAATCCAGATACTGAGATGGGGCCGCTGGTTAGTGAAGAACATATGCAAAAAGTGCTAGATTATATTCGGATAGGTCAAGAAGAGGGCGCACGTCTTGCTTGTGGCGGCAATAGGTTAAGGAATACTGGGCTTAGCGCTGGATATTTTGTCGAACCTACTGCTTTTATTGATGTAGAGCAAAATATGAGAATTGTCCAAGAAGAAGTATTCGGTCCTGTAGTTACGATTCAGAAATTCACCGATGAAACAGAAGCAATCGAACTGGCTAATGGTACCAGGTATGGTTTAGCAGGAGCTGTATTTACAAATGATGGTAATCGGGCTTGGCGCGTTATTAAAAAAATAAAAGCAGGAATAACTTGGATTAATACGTATCATGAAAATTATTACGAAGCTCCTTGGGGTGGTTATAAAGAAAGCGGCATTGGCAGAAGCTTGAGCGAAACAGGTTTAGACGAATTTTCTGAACTTAAACAAATTAATATTAATCTCCAGCCCGATATGATTAATTGGTTTAGGGAATAA
- a CDS encoding iron-containing alcohol dehydrogenase produces the protein MNFEYLMPTKVITKKGVSADIGYYANEYHLKYVLIISDKGVEKAGLLTPIYHSLDEYQIQYKSFYDVKPNPHDTDCDRIAAKFSDATIDAIIAIGGGSVIDTAKAVSILCTNKGTIKDYEGMEVAKQPPLPLLCVPTTAGTGSEVTSWSIITDTTKHYKMGVGDQRIIPKLALLDVELTQSMPASVAASTGLDALTHAIEAYTCRIANPITDGLALHAIRLVKENLATAVQDGDAAARENMLIASLMAGIAFGNADTAGVHCLSEAIGGRYDTSHGVANAIFLPYMFHHNMDADFKRHAEVGFALGVDAGNTVEKAAYETVEILLDFNQQFNIPAFAELDKVEQNDFQQLAETAVQSSSNPNNAKEMAVPDYVKVMEEAYRNVLAYS, from the coding sequence ATGAATTTTGAATATTTGATGCCCACCAAAGTAATTACCAAGAAGGGTGTAAGTGCCGATATTGGATATTATGCAAATGAATACCATTTGAAGTATGTGCTGATTATTTCCGATAAAGGTGTGGAAAAAGCAGGGCTGTTAACACCTATTTACCATAGCTTAGATGAGTATCAGATTCAATATAAATCATTTTATGATGTGAAACCCAATCCTCATGATACTGATTGTGATCGAATCGCTGCAAAATTTAGCGATGCAACTATCGACGCGATTATTGCAATTGGCGGAGGAAGTGTGATTGATACGGCTAAAGCAGTAAGTATTCTTTGCACAAATAAGGGGACAATAAAAGATTACGAAGGGATGGAGGTAGCCAAACAACCGCCGCTTCCGCTTCTTTGTGTCCCTACGACTGCTGGAACAGGAAGTGAAGTAACGAGTTGGTCAATTATTACTGATACTACCAAACATTATAAAATGGGGGTAGGCGACCAACGTATTATTCCTAAACTCGCTTTGTTGGATGTAGAACTGACACAATCAATGCCCGCTTCGGTTGCTGCTAGTACAGGTTTGGATGCACTAACTCATGCGATTGAGGCCTATACGTGTCGTATAGCCAATCCCATTACCGATGGCTTAGCCCTTCATGCTATTCGACTGGTTAAGGAGAACTTAGCGACAGCAGTTCAAGATGGGGACGCGGCTGCAAGAGAAAATATGCTGATTGCTAGCTTAATGGCAGGAATCGCCTTTGGGAATGCAGATACTGCAGGGGTACACTGTTTATCTGAAGCCATTGGTGGTAGATATGATACTTCACATGGGGTGGCAAATGCTATTTTTCTACCCTATATGTTCCATCATAATATGGATGCTGATTTTAAAAGACATGCAGAAGTTGGTTTTGCATTAGGAGTGGATGCTGGCAATACAGTGGAGAAAGCGGCATACGAAACGGTGGAAATTTTATTAGACTTCAACCAGCAATTTAATATCCCTGCATTTGCGGAACTGGATAAGGTAGAGCAAAACGATTTTCAACAATTGGCTGAAACGGCCGTACAAAGTTCATCCAATCCAAATAACGCTAAAGAAATGGCTGTACCCGATTATGTAAAAGTAATGGAAGAGGCTTATCGGAATGTCTTAGCATATAGTTAA
- a CDS encoding MurR/RpiR family transcriptional regulator, with amino-acid sequence MSGGLILSIQDILNHYQTNDTEHIIAQYLLNNLYRQSITITDIAKACHLSEASVTRFSKKLGYEGFSEFKKDYFLMQLEENEMELDLLARKEKQPINKLLLAELQTVSDEFNTFINHFDPKQLETISKKIQESQRIYLFSTLIPGNITMILQTVLLNCGKEAVYPVDGRKQHEIIPYLKKDDLVIVVSLEGSLVMQKDLTLSIINSKASNVLITQNPHMKLSSLFDTVVSLGNHDLERTGKYKLLAFVELLGNHYMVENKKTQ; translated from the coding sequence ATGAGTGGTGGATTAATTCTTTCAATACAAGACATTTTGAACCACTATCAAACAAACGATACAGAACATATTATCGCACAATATTTATTAAATAACCTTTATCGTCAATCGATTACGATCACTGATATCGCCAAGGCCTGTCATCTATCCGAAGCTAGTGTCACACGTTTTTCTAAGAAATTGGGTTATGAAGGATTTAGCGAGTTTAAAAAAGATTACTTTTTAATGCAATTAGAAGAAAACGAAATGGAACTCGATCTTTTAGCTAGAAAAGAAAAACAGCCCATCAACAAATTACTGTTAGCCGAATTGCAAACGGTAAGCGATGAATTTAATACCTTTATTAATCACTTTGATCCCAAGCAACTTGAAACCATCAGTAAAAAAATACAAGAAAGTCAGCGAATTTACTTGTTTTCCACGTTAATTCCGGGAAATATAACCATGATTTTACAGACAGTTCTTTTAAATTGTGGCAAAGAAGCCGTTTATCCAGTAGATGGCAGAAAGCAACATGAAATCATTCCCTATTTAAAAAAGGACGATTTGGTAATCGTTGTTTCACTTGAAGGGTCGCTAGTCATGCAAAAAGATTTAACGCTATCGATTATTAACTCAAAAGCTAGCAATGTCTTAATTACTCAAAACCCACATATGAAGCTGTCCTCTTTATTCGATACCGTTGTTTCATTAGGAAACCATGATTTAGAGCGCACAGGTAAGTACAAGCTGTTAGCGTTTGTAGAATTACTAGGAAATCATTACATGGTAGAAAATAAGAAAACTCAGTAA